From a single Collimonas pratensis genomic region:
- the argJ gene encoding bifunctional glutamate N-acetyltransferase/amino-acid acetyltransferase ArgJ, whose translation MAVNSPVPVAADLLPVAGIELGHAEAGVRKANRKDLLVMKLAPGATVAGVFTQNRFCAAPVQVSKAHLAAAEISGEPIRALLINTGNANAGTGEAGLAAANATCDALAELLDCHAAQILPFSTGVILEPLPVERIVAGLPLAIGNLKSDNWFNAAESIMTTDTQPKAASRSLVIAGKTVNFSGISKGAGMIKPNMATMLGFLAIDAKVPQPMLEKMVRQAADRSFNCITIDGDTSTNDSFMLIATGVGELEITGVDSPEYAELAAAVTDISQHLAQMIIRDGEGATKFITVTVEQGQNVAECRKIAYSIAHSPLVKTAFFASDPNLGRILAAIGYAGVDDLDVSKLDLYLDDVLVAKSGGRNPEYQEADGQRVMKQSEITVRVQLARGDAEATIWTCDLSHDYVSINADYRS comes from the coding sequence ATGGCCGTCAATTCTCCTGTTCCTGTTGCCGCTGACCTGCTGCCTGTTGCCGGCATCGAGCTTGGCCATGCCGAGGCCGGCGTGCGCAAGGCGAATCGCAAGGATTTGCTGGTAATGAAACTGGCGCCAGGCGCTACCGTGGCAGGGGTATTCACCCAAAACCGTTTTTGCGCCGCACCGGTGCAGGTCAGCAAGGCACATCTGGCCGCTGCCGAGATTTCGGGCGAGCCTATCCGCGCACTGCTGATCAATACCGGTAACGCGAACGCCGGCACCGGCGAAGCCGGCCTTGCGGCAGCCAATGCGACCTGCGATGCGCTGGCGGAACTGCTGGACTGCCATGCAGCGCAGATCCTGCCGTTTTCCACCGGCGTGATTCTTGAGCCGCTGCCAGTTGAACGCATCGTTGCCGGCTTGCCGCTGGCGATAGGCAACCTGAAGAGCGATAACTGGTTCAATGCGGCGGAGTCGATCATGACCACCGATACGCAGCCGAAAGCGGCCTCGCGCAGCCTGGTCATCGCCGGCAAAACGGTGAATTTTTCCGGCATCAGCAAGGGGGCCGGCATGATCAAGCCGAACATGGCGACCATGCTGGGTTTCCTGGCGATCGATGCGAAAGTGCCGCAGCCGATGCTGGAGAAGATGGTGCGGCAGGCCGCCGACCGTTCCTTCAACTGCATCACGATCGATGGTGACACCTCGACCAACGATTCTTTCATGCTGATCGCCACCGGCGTCGGCGAACTGGAAATCACCGGCGTCGATAGTCCTGAATATGCTGAACTGGCTGCCGCAGTCACCGATATTTCGCAGCACCTGGCGCAGATGATCATCCGCGACGGCGAGGGCGCCACTAAATTCATCACTGTGACGGTAGAGCAGGGCCAGAATGTCGCCGAATGCCGCAAGATCGCTTACTCGATCGCCCATTCGCCATTGGTGAAGACGGCGTTCTTCGCCTCAGATCCTAACCTGGGGCGCATCCTGGCGGCGATCGGCTATGCCGGCGTCGACGACCTTGATGTCAGCAAACTGGATTTGTACCTGGACGACGTGCTGGTGGCCAAGAGCGGTGGCCGCAATCCTGAATACCAGGAAGCGGACGGCCAGCGTGTGATGAAGCAAAGTGAAATTACGGTGCGTGTGCAGTTGGCGCGCGGCGACGCCGAGGCGACTATCTGGACTTGCGACCTGTCGCATGACTATGTATCGATCAATGCGGATTACCGTTCCTGA
- a CDS encoding DciA family protein: protein MAALLPAVTRMAALQKQCAAELPSMFSACEVLQCEAGQLVLSAPNAALATKLKQQLPRLQNQLQTGNWQINAIRIKVQVSQNLVKAPPVKQALLTSNAVSAFASLMEDLEPSSANEALKNAIAAMVNRHRSKSSKDSKD, encoded by the coding sequence ATGGCGGCGTTACTGCCCGCTGTCACACGCATGGCGGCCTTGCAAAAGCAATGCGCCGCCGAATTGCCATCCATGTTCAGTGCTTGCGAAGTATTGCAATGTGAAGCAGGACAACTTGTCTTGTCAGCGCCTAATGCAGCTCTTGCAACTAAACTGAAGCAACAGCTGCCACGCCTGCAAAACCAGTTGCAAACAGGAAATTGGCAGATTAATGCAATCCGAATCAAAGTGCAAGTAAGCCAAAACCTGGTGAAAGCGCCGCCGGTCAAGCAAGCCCTGTTAACGTCCAACGCCGTATCGGCATTCGCTTCGCTGATGGAGGATCTGGAACCATCCTCTGCGAATGAAGCGCTTAAAAATGCGATCGCAGCGATGGTTAATCGTCATCGCAGTAAAAGCAGCAAGGACAGCAAAGACTGA
- a CDS encoding ABC transporter permease produces MPNRAYPDITAPQLRTGWRFGWVDILVVVAMLLLFWLLFSLSGDMRVHFDELHPPPLSLDVEMIPYYTARTVLRMFIAFAASLLFTFIWGYIAAKSPRARKVMLPILDILQSVPVLGFLSITVTGFLALFPGSLLGVECASIFAVFTAQAWNMTFGFYHSLVTIPAELSEASSIFRLNRWQRFTTLELPASAIGLMWNSMMSFGGGWFFVAQSEAITVLNKNIKLPGLGSYMAAAVEAGNTRAALYAIGAMIFTILLIDQLVWRPLVAWAEKFKLENTEAKDSPQSWMLDLLRRSNVIGWLFQRIGRVVGRASQRLSSVATDVTESVARNAPTLFKQALRVALWLAIAAGMAWLVIDAFGVAREIKTEMTGTAMLHVVWLGLLTFLRVLAMMIVATLIWTPIGVWIGLRPRVARIAQPLAQIAASFPVNMTFPFIVVFFITANIPINIGSILLMALGTQWYILFNVIAGAMAIPTDLREAAQIFGLRKWRLWKTVIIPAIFPFWVTGAVTATGGAWNASIVAEVASWGNNKLVADGLGAYIAQVTEKGDKPAIYFSIVVMSLFVVLINRFLWRRLYALAEQKFKLD; encoded by the coding sequence ATGCCTAATCGCGCCTACCCGGATATCACTGCGCCCCAGTTGCGGACTGGCTGGCGCTTTGGCTGGGTCGACATCCTGGTGGTGGTGGCGATGCTGCTGCTGTTCTGGCTGCTGTTCTCGCTCAGCGGCGACATGCGCGTGCATTTCGACGAATTGCATCCGCCGCCGCTGTCGCTAGACGTCGAGATGATTCCGTATTACACCGCGCGCACCGTACTGCGCATGTTCATCGCTTTCGCAGCATCCTTGCTGTTCACCTTTATCTGGGGCTATATAGCGGCTAAGAGTCCGCGCGCGCGCAAGGTCATGCTGCCGATCCTGGATATCCTGCAATCGGTGCCGGTGCTGGGTTTCCTGTCGATCACGGTAACCGGCTTCCTGGCCCTGTTCCCCGGTAGCCTGCTGGGGGTCGAGTGCGCCAGCATCTTTGCCGTGTTCACGGCGCAAGCCTGGAACATGACCTTCGGTTTTTACCACTCGCTGGTGACGATTCCGGCAGAACTGTCGGAAGCTTCTTCCATTTTCCGTCTCAACCGCTGGCAGCGCTTCACCACGCTGGAACTGCCGGCATCGGCCATAGGCCTGATGTGGAATTCGATGATGAGCTTTGGCGGCGGCTGGTTTTTCGTGGCGCAAAGCGAAGCAATCACTGTGCTGAACAAGAACATCAAGCTGCCTGGCCTGGGTTCCTACATGGCGGCGGCGGTCGAGGCAGGCAACACCCGCGCTGCGCTGTACGCGATCGGCGCCATGATCTTCACCATTCTCCTGATTGACCAGCTGGTGTGGCGTCCGCTGGTGGCCTGGGCCGAGAAATTCAAGCTGGAAAATACCGAAGCGAAAGACAGCCCGCAATCCTGGATGCTGGATTTGCTGCGGCGTTCCAACGTGATCGGCTGGCTGTTCCAGCGCATCGGACGCGTGGTCGGACGCGCCAGCCAACGCCTGTCCTCGGTCGCCACCGATGTCACGGAAAGCGTGGCGCGCAATGCGCCGACGCTCTTCAAGCAGGCACTGCGCGTGGCGCTCTGGCTGGCCATCGCCGCCGGCATGGCCTGGCTGGTGATCGATGCCTTCGGCGTCGCCCGCGAAATCAAGACCGAAATGACCGGCACCGCCATGCTGCATGTGGTCTGGCTGGGTCTGCTGACCTTCCTGCGGGTGCTGGCGATGATGATTGTCGCCACCTTGATCTGGACCCCGATCGGCGTCTGGATCGGCTTGCGGCCACGGGTGGCGCGCATCGCCCAGCCGCTGGCGCAGATCGCCGCCTCGTTTCCGGTCAACATGACTTTTCCCTTCATCGTGGTGTTTTTCATCACGGCAAATATCCCCATCAACATCGGCAGCATCCTGCTGATGGCGTTAGGCACCCAGTGGTATATCCTGTTTAATGTGATCGCCGGCGCCATGGCGATTCCTACCGACCTGCGGGAAGCTGCACAGATCTTCGGCCTGCGCAAATGGCGCCTGTGGAAGACCGTGATCATCCCGGCGATCTTCCCGTTCTGGGTGACCGGCGCCGTCACCGCCACCGGCGGCGCATGGAACGCCAGTATCGTCGCCGAGGTGGCGTCATGGGGCAACAACAAGCTGGTGGCCGACGGCCTGGGCGCCTATATCGCACAGGTCACGGAGAAAGGCGACAAGCCCGCGATTTATTTCAGCATCGTGGTGATGTCGCTATTCGTGGTGCTGATCAACCGTTTCCTGTGGCGCCGGCTGTATGCGCTGGCAGAGCAGAAATTCAAGCTCGATTAA
- a CDS encoding M23 family metallopeptidase, producing the protein MQVILLHPRFNRAKSITLGARHLALMVAAFLLSVALATVLLYFLTVHYSLSLPFIGKAAVSTAAGGMPDKDKYLKENLAAMAIKLGEMQAQLMRLDALGERVQGLAGVKPEEFNFKEAPGRGGVESSSLSGRASHDMSMSEFQQALDAMSRDVGYRADYMNVVETVLMSDRIKSKLLPTNQPVNVAYNSSSFGWRLDPFTGRSAFHEGLDFPATVGTAIVAAAGGVVIDAEYHPQYGNMLDIDHGNDIITRYAHASRLLVKVGDIVQRGQHIADIGTTGRSTGPHLHFEVRIKGVAQDPRKFLNAGTDLAKAAILAGK; encoded by the coding sequence ATGCAGGTAATTCTGTTGCACCCGCGCTTCAACCGCGCAAAATCCATTACTTTGGGCGCCAGGCACCTCGCCTTGATGGTCGCCGCTTTCCTGTTGTCGGTAGCGCTGGCGACGGTCTTGCTGTATTTCCTCACGGTCCATTATTCGCTGAGTCTGCCGTTTATCGGCAAGGCCGCAGTCAGCACGGCGGCCGGCGGCATGCCGGACAAGGACAAGTATCTGAAGGAAAACCTGGCGGCGATGGCGATCAAGCTCGGTGAAATGCAGGCCCAACTGATGCGTCTTGACGCACTCGGCGAACGGGTGCAGGGCCTGGCCGGCGTCAAGCCGGAAGAGTTCAATTTCAAGGAAGCGCCTGGCCGCGGCGGCGTCGAATCCAGCAGTTTGAGCGGCCGCGCTTCGCATGACATGAGCATGAGCGAGTTCCAGCAGGCGCTGGACGCCATGTCGCGCGACGTCGGCTATCGCGCCGATTATATGAACGTGGTCGAAACCGTGCTGATGAGCGACCGCATCAAGTCAAAGCTGTTGCCGACCAATCAGCCGGTCAATGTCGCCTACAATTCATCGAGTTTCGGCTGGCGCCTTGATCCGTTCACCGGCCGCAGCGCCTTCCACGAAGGGCTGGATTTTCCTGCTACCGTAGGCACCGCGATCGTGGCGGCGGCGGGCGGCGTGGTGATCGACGCCGAATACCATCCGCAGTACGGCAACATGCTCGATATCGACCATGGCAACGATATCATCACGCGCTATGCGCACGCTTCGCGCTTGCTGGTCAAGGTGGGCGATATCGTGCAGCGCGGCCAGCACATTGCCGATATCGGCACCACCGGGCGCTCCACCGGGCCGCACCTGCATTTCGAGGTCAGGATCAAGGGCGTGGCGCAGGATCCGCGCAAGTTCCTGAATGCCGGCACCGATTTGGCCAAGGCGGCAATATTGGCAGGAAAATAA
- a CDS encoding peroxiredoxin — translation MTIKIGDRLPEGKLAEFIEVETAGCALGPNTFNVSDLVKGKKIALFAVPGAFTPTCSAKHLPGYVQHAADFKAKGVDEIWAISVNDAFVMGAWGRDQKATGIVRLLADGNADFVKALGLDADFGKFGMGTRSQRFSALIDDGVVKQLNVEEGGKFEVSNAETLLGQLA, via the coding sequence ATGACCATCAAGATCGGCGATCGCCTGCCGGAAGGCAAATTAGCAGAATTCATCGAAGTCGAAACCGCAGGTTGCGCGCTCGGCCCGAATACATTTAACGTCAGCGATCTGGTCAAGGGCAAGAAGATTGCCTTGTTCGCGGTTCCTGGCGCCTTCACGCCGACCTGTTCGGCCAAGCACCTGCCAGGCTATGTCCAGCACGCCGCCGATTTCAAGGCCAAGGGCGTTGATGAGATCTGGGCGATTTCGGTGAACGATGCGTTCGTCATGGGCGCCTGGGGCCGCGATCAAAAGGCGACCGGTATCGTCCGTCTGCTGGCTGACGGCAATGCGGATTTCGTCAAGGCGCTGGGCCTGGATGCAGATTTCGGCAAGTTCGGCATGGGCACGCGCTCGCAGCGTTTCTCAGCGCTGATCGACGACGGCGTGGTCAAGCAATTGAACGTGGAAGAAGGCGGCAAATTTGAAGTGTCGAATGCGGAAACGCTGCTCGGCCAGCTGGCATAA
- the secA gene encoding preprotein translocase subunit SecA produces the protein MSLLTQIFGSRNQRLLKQYKKVVRQINALEPAFEKLSDAELQAKTPELKQRIADGAKLDDLLPEAFAVCREAGKRVLKMRHFDVQLIGGMVLHYGKIAEMGTGEGKTLMATLPAYLNALSGKGVHVVTVNDYLAQRDAEWMGRLYGWLGLTTGVNLSSVEHDAKQVAYGADITYGTNNEFGFDYLRDNMVYDAADRVQRTLNFAIVDEVDSILIDEARTPLIISGQAENHTDLYYKINEVPPLLTQQIGEETPDGKGKVELPGDYTKDEKAHQVLLTEAGHEKAEQILTSMGLLAEGASLYDAANISLIHHLYAALRAHSLYFKDQHYVVQGGEIVIVDEFTGRMMTGRRWSDGLHQAVEAKEGVKIQNENQTLASITFQNYFRMYGKLAGMTGTADTEAYEFQEIYGLETVVIPQNRPNQRKDRQDQVYKTSQEKYNAMLKDIQDCYERGQPVLVGTTSIENSELLADILSKAKLPHNVLNAKQHAREAEIIAQAGRPKAITIATNMAGRGTDIVLGGNVEKQIQFIEADEALSETEKQLRSAKLGDEWQSLHDHVVHAGGLHIIGTERHESRRVDNQLRGRAARQGDPGSSRFYLSLDDALLRIFAGDRVRAIMDRLKMPEGEPIEAGIVSRSIESAQRKVEARNFDIRKQLLEYDDVANDQRKVIYQQRNELLESQGVSETVASLREGVLDDTFRTHVPAESLEEQWNIPALEATLANELHLEVPLGEMLKSEPNLTDEELLERVLKTAETSYAAKTEIVGKESFAGFERSVMLQSVDSHWREHLAALDHLRQGIHLRGYAQKNPKQEYKREAFELFGQMLDLIKNEVVKVVMTVRIENREEIAAAEEELAQSHVENVHYQHADFDPTAAPEALLAPTARSDEAHSASEVPKVGRNDPCPCGSGKKYKQCHGQLM, from the coding sequence ATGTCATTACTGACCCAGATTTTCGGTAGCCGCAACCAGCGCCTGCTCAAACAATATAAAAAAGTCGTCCGACAAATCAATGCACTCGAACCGGCATTCGAAAAGCTGTCCGATGCCGAGCTGCAGGCCAAGACGCCTGAGCTGAAGCAACGCATAGCCGACGGCGCCAAGCTGGACGACCTGTTGCCTGAAGCGTTCGCGGTGTGCCGCGAAGCCGGCAAGCGCGTCTTGAAAATGCGCCATTTCGACGTCCAGCTGATTGGCGGCATGGTTTTGCATTATGGCAAGATTGCTGAAATGGGCACGGGCGAAGGCAAGACGCTGATGGCGACCCTGCCGGCCTACCTGAATGCGCTGTCCGGCAAGGGCGTGCACGTGGTGACCGTCAATGATTATCTGGCGCAGCGCGATGCCGAATGGATGGGTCGCCTGTACGGCTGGCTCGGCCTGACGACCGGCGTCAACTTGTCCTCGGTCGAGCACGACGCCAAGCAGGTCGCTTATGGCGCCGACATCACTTACGGCACCAACAACGAATTCGGCTTCGACTACCTGCGCGACAACATGGTGTACGACGCCGCCGACCGCGTGCAGCGCACCCTGAACTTCGCCATCGTCGATGAAGTCGACTCGATCCTGATCGATGAAGCACGCACCCCGCTGATCATTTCCGGCCAGGCTGAAAACCATACCGACCTGTACTACAAGATCAATGAAGTGCCGCCGCTGCTGACCCAGCAGATTGGCGAAGAAACGCCGGATGGCAAGGGCAAGGTTGAATTGCCAGGCGATTACACCAAGGATGAGAAGGCGCACCAGGTCTTGCTGACCGAAGCCGGCCATGAAAAGGCTGAGCAGATCCTGACCAGCATGGGCTTGCTGGCGGAAGGCGCTTCGCTGTACGACGCGGCCAACATCAGCCTGATCCATCACCTGTACGCCGCGCTGCGCGCGCATTCGCTGTACTTCAAGGACCAGCACTATGTGGTACAGGGCGGCGAAATCGTCATTGTCGACGAATTTACCGGCCGCATGATGACCGGCCGCCGCTGGTCGGACGGTTTGCACCAAGCGGTGGAAGCCAAGGAAGGCGTCAAGATCCAGAACGAGAACCAGACCCTGGCCTCGATCACTTTCCAGAACTATTTCCGCATGTACGGCAAGCTGGCCGGCATGACCGGCACCGCCGATACCGAAGCTTACGAATTCCAGGAAATCTATGGCTTGGAAACCGTGGTGATCCCGCAAAATCGCCCGAACCAGCGTAAAGACCGCCAGGACCAGGTCTACAAGACCTCGCAAGAAAAATACAATGCAATGCTCAAGGATATCCAGGACTGCTACGAGCGCGGGCAGCCGGTGCTGGTCGGCACCACCTCAATCGAAAATTCGGAGCTGCTGGCCGACATCCTGAGCAAAGCCAAGCTGCCGCACAATGTGCTGAACGCCAAGCAGCATGCGCGCGAAGCGGAAATCATCGCCCAGGCCGGCCGTCCTAAAGCGATCACGATCGCTACCAACATGGCCGGTCGCGGTACTGATATCGTGCTGGGCGGGAATGTCGAGAAACAGATCCAGTTCATCGAAGCTGACGAAGCATTGAGTGAAACGGAAAAGCAGCTGCGTTCCGCCAAGCTGGGCGACGAGTGGCAATCGCTGCATGACCACGTGGTACATGCCGGCGGTTTGCACATCATCGGCACCGAGCGCCACGAATCGCGCCGGGTGGATAACCAGTTGCGTGGCCGTGCCGCGCGCCAGGGCGATCCGGGTTCTTCCCGTTTCTACCTGTCGCTGGACGACGCCTTGCTGCGCATTTTTGCCGGCGACCGCGTGCGCGCCATCATGGACCGCCTGAAAATGCCGGAAGGCGAGCCGATCGAGGCTGGCATCGTGTCGCGTTCGATTGAGTCGGCGCAGCGCAAGGTGGAAGCGCGTAACTTCGATATTCGTAAGCAGTTGCTGGAATACGATGACGTCGCCAACGACCAGCGCAAGGTGATCTATCAGCAGCGTAATGAATTGCTGGAATCGCAGGGCGTGTCAGAAACCGTGGCATCGCTGCGCGAAGGCGTGCTGGACGATACATTCCGCACCCACGTGCCGGCGGAGTCGCTGGAAGAGCAATGGAATATTCCAGCGCTGGAAGCGACCCTGGCCAATGAGCTGCACCTGGAAGTGCCGCTGGGCGAGATGCTGAAGTCGGAGCCGAACCTGACCGACGAAGAATTGCTGGAGCGCGTGCTGAAGACTGCCGAAACCAGTTATGCCGCCAAGACCGAGATCGTCGGCAAGGAATCGTTTGCGGGCTTCGAGCGCAGCGTCATGCTGCAAAGTGTCGACAGTCATTGGCGCGAACATCTGGCGGCGCTGGACCACCTGCGCCAGGGCATCCATCTGCGCGGTTACGCTCAGAAGAATCCGAAGCAGGAATACAAGCGCGAAGCGTTTGAACTGTTCGGCCAGATGCTGGACCTGATCAAGAATGAAGTGGTCAAGGTAGTGATGACGGTGCGCATCGAAAACCGCGAAGAAATCGCTGCGGCGGAAGAGGAGCTGGCGCAGTCTCATGTTGAGAACGTCCATTACCAGCATGCCGACTTTGATCCGACGGCAGCACCGGAAGCATTGCTGGCGCCGACTGCCCGCAGCGACGAGGCGCACTCGGCCAGCGAAGTGCCGAAGGTTGGCCGCAACGATCCTTGCCCCTGCGGCAGCGGCAAGAAGTACAAGCAGTGCCATGGCCAACTGATGTAA
- a CDS encoding PTS sugar transporter subunit IIA: MNSIGELLATEHILLDLDVSRKEQVFEAAEQLFGGRHGLSRNQVLYALTAREALGSTGLGAGVAVPHARIRGLAQAVLAYLRPRTPLPFDAPDAAPVSDIIVILIPEHATDQHLKLLAEVAEMFQDRRFRERLSLCGDADAARRIFTNWPE; this comes from the coding sequence ATGAACAGTATTGGTGAACTGCTGGCAACCGAGCATATCCTTCTTGATCTGGATGTATCGCGCAAAGAACAGGTTTTCGAGGCGGCGGAACAACTCTTCGGCGGCCGCCACGGCTTATCCAGAAATCAGGTGCTGTATGCCCTGACGGCGCGTGAGGCGCTGGGCTCCACCGGCCTGGGCGCCGGCGTCGCGGTGCCGCATGCGCGCATCCGCGGCCTGGCGCAGGCCGTCCTGGCCTACCTGCGGCCACGCACACCGCTGCCATTCGATGCGCCGGACGCCGCGCCGGTATCCGACATCATTGTCATCCTGATCCCCGAACACGCCACCGACCAGCATCTGAAACTGCTGGCGGAAGTCGCCGAGATGTTCCAGGACCGGCGCTTTCGTGAACGGCTGAGCTTGTGTGGCGATGCTGACGCCGCACGTCGTATCTTTACCAACTGGCCTGAATAA
- a CDS encoding nitrate/sulfonate/bicarbonate ABC transporter ATP-binding protein, translated as MSDSVSTVSTAAAPASAGRNPAAPLIELQHVSKAYTTGGGEPVTILDDINLAVREGEMLALLGQSGSGKSTILRLIAGLTDPTSGAVLSHGKALEGINRTLSIVFQSFALYPWLTVQQNVQVGLTQRRLSVEQEQEEIDKVLTLIGLSGFENAFPKELSGGMRQRVGLARAIVAKPEVLCMDEAFSALDVLTAENLRAEVVDLWNNAGETGIKSIFFVTHNIVEAAYMASRIVIISSHPGRIKNVIPNPLPYPRDVKSKEFAALVNQIHDAITALALPDEPGEESEAAEAGADNLQEQEVQAIAAQDAGTSRVEPIPNVPVGRIVGLLEILQNNQETINIYELSTRIGTDFGETIAIVKAAEMLDLVDTPKHEVTMTTLGWYFLAAPLAARKTLFRKQILRLRLFQMLTARLNENPGARVKEDEILEELASVLPYDQPESLFATLISWGRYAEILDYDQRSGSVHLEVHEGQETQGTNAG; from the coding sequence ATGTCAGACTCCGTTTCCACTGTTTCCACCGCTGCAGCGCCTGCCAGCGCCGGCCGCAACCCTGCGGCGCCGTTGATCGAACTGCAGCATGTGTCGAAAGCCTATACCACCGGCGGCGGCGAACCCGTCACCATTCTCGACGACATCAACCTGGCCGTGCGCGAAGGTGAAATGCTGGCGCTGCTGGGGCAGTCCGGCAGCGGCAAATCGACCATCCTGCGCCTGATCGCCGGCCTCACGGATCCCACCAGCGGCGCCGTGCTCAGCCATGGCAAGGCGCTGGAGGGCATCAACCGCACGCTCTCCATCGTATTCCAAAGTTTTGCCCTGTATCCGTGGCTGACGGTACAGCAGAATGTCCAGGTCGGCCTGACCCAGCGCCGCCTGAGCGTTGAGCAGGAACAAGAAGAAATCGACAAGGTGCTGACGCTGATCGGTTTGTCCGGCTTCGAGAATGCTTTCCCCAAGGAGCTGTCAGGCGGCATGCGGCAACGCGTCGGCCTGGCGCGCGCCATCGTCGCCAAACCCGAAGTACTGTGCATGGATGAAGCGTTTAGCGCGCTCGATGTGCTCACTGCTGAGAACCTGCGCGCCGAAGTCGTCGACCTGTGGAACAACGCCGGCGAAACCGGCATCAAGAGCATTTTCTTCGTCACCCACAACATCGTTGAAGCCGCCTACATGGCTTCGCGCATCGTGATCATCTCCTCCCATCCTGGGCGCATCAAGAACGTCATTCCCAATCCGCTGCCCTATCCGCGCGACGTCAAGTCGAAGGAATTCGCCGCCCTGGTCAATCAGATCCACGATGCGATCACGGCACTGGCGTTGCCGGACGAGCCGGGTGAGGAAAGCGAGGCCGCCGAAGCCGGTGCTGACAATTTGCAGGAACAGGAGGTGCAGGCCATCGCAGCCCAGGATGCAGGCACCAGCCGCGTCGAGCCGATTCCTAATGTGCCGGTGGGACGGATAGTCGGTTTGCTGGAGATCCTCCAGAACAACCAGGAGACCATCAATATCTACGAACTGAGCACGCGCATCGGCACCGATTTCGGCGAAACGATTGCAATCGTCAAGGCAGCGGAGATGCTGGACCTGGTCGATACGCCGAAACACGAAGTGACGATGACTACGCTCGGCTGGTACTTCCTGGCCGCGCCGCTGGCGGCACGCAAGACACTATTCAGGAAACAGATCCTGCGCCTGCGCCTGTTCCAGATGCTGACGGCGCGCCTCAATGAAAATCCAGGTGCGCGGGTGAAAGAAGACGAGATTCTCGAAGAGTTGGCCAGCGTGCTGCCTTACGACCAGCCGGAGAGCCTGTTCGCGACGCTGATTTCCTGGGGACGTTACGCCGAGATCCTGGATTATGACCAGCGCAGCGGCAGCGTGCACCTGGAGGTGCACGAGGGGCAAGAGACACAGGGAACAAACGCCGGATAG
- the lpxC gene encoding UDP-3-O-acyl-N-acetylglucosamine deacetylase, giving the protein MLKQRTIKKIVKTTGIGVHSGTKVELTLRPAAVDTGIVFRRVDLDPAVDFPAKATEVGDTRMASVLVKDGARVSTIEHLMSACSGLGIDNLYVDVTAEEIPIMDGSASSFVFLLQQAGLEEQNAAKKFVRIKKSVEVREGQGDREKWARLDPCNGFKLKFFIEFNHPAVDGTGQTAEVDFSVESYVKEVARARTFGFMQDVETMRGLGLARGGSLENAIVMDEYRILNSDGLRYENEFVRHKILDAIGDLYLIGHPLLASYTAHKSGHGLNNQLLRALLAQPDAYEVVSFDELTEAPGAYQRQVGQEWALN; this is encoded by the coding sequence ATGTTGAAACAACGCACCATCAAAAAAATTGTCAAGACGACAGGCATTGGCGTCCATTCCGGCACCAAGGTCGAGCTGACGTTACGCCCGGCCGCGGTCGATACCGGGATTGTTTTCCGTCGTGTCGACCTTGACCCTGCGGTCGATTTCCCGGCGAAAGCGACCGAAGTCGGCGATACCCGCATGGCCTCCGTGCTGGTCAAGGACGGCGCGCGGGTGTCGACCATTGAACATCTGATGTCGGCCTGCTCCGGGCTGGGTATCGATAACCTGTATGTCGATGTCACCGCGGAAGAAATCCCGATCATGGACGGCTCGGCATCCTCCTTCGTGTTCCTGCTGCAGCAAGCGGGGCTGGAAGAACAGAACGCCGCCAAGAAATTCGTCCGCATCAAGAAAAGCGTGGAAGTGCGCGAAGGCCAGGGCGACCGCGAGAAATGGGCGCGCCTGGATCCTTGCAACGGCTTCAAGCTCAAATTCTTTATCGAATTCAACCATCCTGCAGTGGACGGCACCGGCCAGACCGCGGAAGTCGATTTCAGCGTCGAGTCATACGTGAAAGAAGTGGCGCGCGCGCGCACCTTCGGTTTCATGCAAGACGTCGAAACCATGCGCGGCCTGGGGCTGGCGCGCGGCGGTTCACTGGAAAACGCGATTGTGATGGATGAATACCGGATTCTGAACAGCGACGGCCTGCGTTATGAAAATGAATTCGTGCGCCACAAGATCCTGGACGCCATCGGCGACCTGTACCTGATCGGCCATCCGCTGCTGGCCAGCTACACCGCCCACAAATCCGGGCACGGCTTGAACAATCAGCTGCTGCGCGCCTTGCTGGCGCAGCCGGACGCGTATGAAGTGGTCAGCTTCGACGAGCTGACCGAAGCGCCGGGCGCTTATCAGCGGCAAGTCGGCCAAGAGTGGGCCTTGAACTAA